In Acinetobacter sp. WCHAc010034, a genomic segment contains:
- a CDS encoding putative metallopeptidase: MEQIRPFPPTDLIDQAEEEEAMRMAPAPGLKEWVVKNFLTIGGQLHNPDHDHIAELLHDDETFLVFAWASSACMAKKRMVLGQCEKVMFNQGGWKKARQEQQMRDWFGAVPVYLITIDASYCENSNDLEFCRLIEHELYHIGVERDEDGEIQYSDHTGLPKHYLAGHDVEVFFGETKRWGADESVKRLLEIAKNAPFVSETNIAACCGTCVIN; the protein is encoded by the coding sequence ATGGAACAGATCAGACCATTTCCGCCGACAGATCTCATTGACCAGGCAGAGGAAGAAGAGGCAATGCGCATGGCGCCAGCACCGGGTCTCAAGGAATGGGTCGTGAAGAATTTTTTAACCATTGGCGGTCAGCTACACAACCCAGATCATGATCACATCGCTGAGCTGCTGCACGATGACGAAACCTTCTTAGTATTTGCTTGGGCATCATCTGCATGTATGGCTAAAAAGCGCATGGTGTTGGGTCAATGTGAAAAAGTGATGTTTAACCAAGGCGGATGGAAGAAGGCGCGCCAGGAACAGCAGATGCGCGACTGGTTCGGCGCCGTGCCGGTGTATCTCATTACCATTGATGCCAGTTACTGCGAAAACTCAAATGATTTGGAGTTTTGCCGCTTGATTGAGCATGAGCTGTATCACATCGGTGTAGAGCGTGACGAAGATGGCGAGATTCAATATAGCGACCACACCGGGCTGCCAAAGCACTATTTGGCCGGCCATGATGTGGAAGTGTTCTTTGGTGAAACAAAACGCTGGGGAGCGGATGAGTCAGTAAAACGGCTTTTGGAAATTGCGAAGAATGCGCCGTTTGTTTCAGAAACTAATATTGCTGCGTGTTGCGGGACGTGTGTGATTAATTGA
- a CDS encoding DUF1064 domain-containing protein translates to MTSISLAEYRKQFGGSQKTAAKRNKFNAQRIEKDGMMFDSVKEYRRYIELTALMQRGEISELKCQVKFVLAPKVKLEGEKRAKPELRYYADFTYLSNGQLIVEDVKSAVTRKLAGYRSKKHLMKTVHDIDIKEV, encoded by the coding sequence ATGACCAGCATTTCACTCGCTGAATACCGCAAACAGTTTGGGGGCAGTCAAAAGACCGCCGCCAAGCGCAATAAATTCAACGCACAGCGCATTGAAAAGGATGGAATGATGTTCGATAGCGTCAAGGAGTATAGGCGCTATATCGAGCTTACAGCGCTGATGCAGCGGGGTGAGATTTCAGAGCTTAAGTGCCAGGTGAAATTTGTGCTGGCGCCTAAGGTTAAATTGGAAGGGGAAAAAAGGGCAAAACCTGAACTGCGGTATTACGCGGATTTTACATACCTAAGCAATGGCCAGCTGATTGTTGAGGATGTGAAGTCGGCGGTAACGCGGAAATTGGCGGGCTACCGCAGCAAAAAGCACTTAATGAAAACAGTACACGACATCGATATTAAAGAAGTTTGA
- the dnaB gene encoding replicative DNA helicase, which produces MLNTKIHSVQIEQAVLAALMTVSESYTHVENLLTEDDFHATRHKLIFKAVADLDAKNSPYDAVLVNEWLASHGMIEQAGGEQYLIQVMQEAPSSFYNLVSYAEKLKDLTTCRKVEEEAHKIIQKAQNLTVSRGELVQEAQGLFAEINTEQASESLFHIHEAAANTFLEMHEKMTAAAAGKTMIKGIQTGIHDLDQKLGDIEPGCLTVIAARPAMGKTTMMQVIASNVAIFQQKPVLIMSGEMPKEQIAMRMCCAAGPADISKVRNAPHMLPQEEFTAYTRAVTMFANVPLQINDTSRPSIANIRESIRKVKHQYGSIGAVFIDYLQIMKTTKQFAREDLKIAYFTGELKAMAKEFDCVIVLLSQLNRELEKRPNKRPMMSDLRESGAIEQDADQIIFLYRDEIYHKDSKYRGIAEAILGKNRHGEPGTAYMHAQLKYCQFSNLDSQAIEQIHGLGGGV; this is translated from the coding sequence ATGCTTAACACCAAAATCCACAGTGTGCAGATTGAGCAGGCGGTGCTGGCTGCGCTGATGACCGTTTCCGAGTCTTACACTCACGTTGAAAACCTGCTGACGGAAGATGACTTCCACGCTACGCGCCACAAGCTGATCTTCAAGGCCGTGGCTGATCTGGACGCTAAAAACTCACCGTATGACGCCGTACTGGTGAACGAGTGGCTTGCATCCCACGGCATGATCGAACAGGCAGGCGGTGAGCAGTATCTCATCCAGGTGATGCAGGAAGCGCCTTCCAGTTTTTACAACCTGGTTTCCTACGCTGAAAAACTCAAAGACCTGACCACCTGCCGGAAGGTCGAAGAGGAAGCGCACAAAATTATCCAGAAGGCTCAAAACCTGACTGTCAGCCGCGGCGAGCTGGTGCAGGAAGCGCAGGGCCTGTTCGCTGAAATCAACACCGAGCAGGCGAGTGAATCGCTGTTCCACATTCACGAAGCTGCAGCGAATACTTTCCTTGAAATGCATGAAAAGATGACAGCCGCCGCCGCCGGCAAAACGATGATCAAGGGCATACAGACAGGCATTCATGATCTGGACCAGAAGCTGGGCGATATTGAGCCGGGCTGCCTGACGGTTATCGCGGCGCGCCCGGCCATGGGAAAAACCACAATGATGCAGGTGATTGCCAGCAATGTGGCGATATTCCAGCAGAAGCCGGTTTTGATCATGTCCGGTGAAATGCCGAAGGAACAGATCGCCATGCGGATGTGCTGCGCGGCCGGCCCCGCAGACATCAGCAAAGTCCGCAATGCGCCGCATATGCTGCCGCAGGAAGAATTCACGGCCTATACGCGCGCCGTAACCATGTTTGCGAATGTGCCGCTGCAGATCAACGACACTTCGCGCCCGTCAATCGCCAATATCCGCGAATCAATCCGCAAGGTGAAGCATCAGTACGGCTCAATAGGCGCAGTCTTCATTGACTACCTGCAGATCATGAAAACCACAAAGCAGTTTGCGCGCGAAGACTTGAAGATTGCCTATTTCACCGGCGAGCTTAAGGCGATGGCCAAAGAGTTTGACTGCGTGATTGTGCTGCTGTCGCAGCTGAACCGTGAATTGGAAAAGCGGCCAAACAAACGCCCTATGATGTCAGACCTCCGCGAATCAGGCGCCATTGAACAGGATGCGGATCAGATCATCTTCCTGTACCGCGATGAGATTTATCACAAGGACTCCAAATACAGAGGGATTGCGGAAGCGATTTTAGGCAAGAACCGCCATGGGGAACCGGGTACGGCATACATGCATGCCCAGCTGAAGTATTGCCAGTTTTCAAATCTGGACAGCCAGGCGATTGAGCAGATTCACGGCTTGGGAGGTGGGGTGTGA
- a CDS encoding helix-turn-helix domain-containing protein has product MSVDATRWAWTAPVSNSPQRLILLSLADRAGEDHTCYPSNKRLAEDTLLNLKTVQKAVNELIEIGLIFDTGERKGNTKQVRVLQLVGVDSREHNAPKNGAVKQTQKRNDTEFGNDTKNGVVINGVTNPNLEGNEPKNGIGNEPKFGLGNLPLNLSINLLCEHEWIPDQKSLETKIKIAGHEKNLELIFGLPNFEFELSSFNSHFDGRVLSDSQKLHKFTAWIIDKFEKHQKRHPEYSESIPGQSAPAQQNAPQGFSLPEKPKGFLGGRNA; this is encoded by the coding sequence ATGAGTGTTGATGCAACACGCTGGGCGTGGACTGCGCCAGTCAGTAATTCTCCGCAGCGCTTAATACTTCTTTCGCTGGCGGATCGCGCCGGCGAGGATCATACCTGCTATCCAAGCAATAAACGCCTGGCTGAAGACACACTGCTGAACCTAAAAACAGTTCAAAAAGCAGTGAATGAACTTATCGAAATAGGCTTGATTTTTGATACAGGCGAGCGCAAAGGAAATACAAAACAAGTTCGGGTTTTACAGCTGGTAGGAGTTGATTCCCGAGAACATAACGCACCCAAAAACGGTGCAGTTAAACAAACCCAAAAACGGAACGATACCGAATTTGGTAACGATACCAAAAACGGTGTTGTTATTAATGGGGTAACGAACCCAAATTTGGAGGGTAACGAACCCAAAAACGGTATCGGTAACGAACCCAAATTTGGGTTAGGGAATCTACCATTGAATCTATCAATAAATCTTTTGTGTGAACACGAATGGATTCCAGATCAAAAATCATTGGAAACGAAAATCAAAATCGCAGGTCATGAAAAAAATCTTGAACTGATTTTTGGATTGCCGAATTTCGAATTTGAACTGAGCTCATTCAATTCCCATTTCGATGGACGAGTTTTATCTGATTCTCAAAAGCTCCACAAGTTCACAGCGTGGATTATCGACAAGTTTGAGAAACATCAAAAACGCCATCCTGAATACAGCGAAAGTATTCCTGGGCAATCGGCTCCGGCACAGCAGAACGCGCCGCAAGGTTTCAGCCTCCCTGAAAAACCAAAAGGATTCTTAGGAGGCCGCAATGCTTAA
- a CDS encoding LexA family protein, with product MNSTTEKIKEEFAKRINKAMDDKNYPLRGRARVLSREFGVSDKGAGKWLKGEAIPETSKIPLLADFLGVSAEWLLNGASNAANSGNSSEVFGNVRPTGKVLREIPVLDFVQAGMWKEVAYDGLNPKGRAYTTYEGVNPKAVFSLTIDGMSMAPDFLPGDEIVVDAAKSPVPGSLVVAQETQHGTALTTFKKYRVVGVNEHGVDIIELVPLNPDYPTYNSMQIEISIIGVVVQHHREFKY from the coding sequence ATGAATAGCACAACAGAAAAAATAAAAGAGGAATTTGCAAAACGCATAAATAAGGCAATGGATGATAAGAATTATCCGCTTCGAGGGCGTGCGCGAGTTTTAAGTCGTGAGTTTGGTGTTTCTGACAAAGGTGCAGGCAAATGGCTTAAGGGCGAAGCAATTCCTGAGACATCAAAAATCCCATTACTCGCTGATTTCTTAGGTGTATCCGCTGAATGGTTGTTGAATGGGGCAAGTAATGCCGCAAATTCAGGGAATTCAAGTGAGGTTTTTGGGAATGTAAGACCAACTGGAAAAGTTTTGAGAGAAATCCCTGTGCTTGATTTTGTTCAAGCAGGTATGTGGAAGGAGGTTGCTTACGATGGGCTAAATCCAAAAGGAAGAGCTTATACAACTTACGAGGGCGTAAATCCCAAGGCTGTATTCTCACTGACTATTGATGGCATGAGCATGGCTCCAGATTTTTTACCTGGTGATGAGATTGTGGTGGATGCGGCCAAATCCCCAGTTCCGGGGTCGCTGGTTGTGGCGCAAGAGACTCAACATGGTACAGCCTTAACTACATTTAAAAAATATCGCGTTGTTGGGGTTAATGAGCATGGGGTGGATATTATTGAGCTGGTGCCATTAAATCCTGACTACCCCACTTACAACTCCATGCAAATTGAAATTTCAATTATTGGAGTTGTGGTGCAACACCATAGAGAATTTAAGTATTAA
- a CDS encoding DUF6932 family protein — protein sequence MAGLIPPIRPGVPGHSADRSPYVVDISSVILRFATTPKRIQILKGFLEFRQNFYALGVIDGFQWVDGSFCQDIETIESRDPGDIDVVTFFYTPQGVDLTAELIESITNLLNSEYTKPRFNVDAYGMQLGTTFTASTVQTLSYWYSMWSHRKSDNMWKGFVQVPLSPTEDKQAIIELNKIEIQEEMQ from the coding sequence ATGGCAGGTTTGATCCCGCCAATACGACCGGGTGTTCCGGGCCATAGCGCGGATCGTTCACCATATGTAGTCGATATCTCAAGTGTAATCTTAAGATTCGCCACAACACCAAAAAGAATTCAAATTTTAAAAGGCTTTTTAGAGTTTAGGCAAAATTTCTACGCATTAGGTGTTATTGATGGTTTTCAATGGGTTGATGGTAGTTTTTGTCAAGATATTGAGACAATTGAGTCTAGAGATCCAGGGGACATTGATGTTGTCACTTTCTTTTACACACCTCAAGGAGTAGACCTAACTGCTGAACTAATAGAATCAATTACAAACCTTCTGAATTCGGAATACACAAAGCCTCGGTTTAATGTAGATGCTTATGGGATGCAATTAGGTACAACATTTACAGCATCAACAGTCCAAACCTTGAGCTACTGGTACAGTATGTGGTCACATAGAAAAAGTGATAATATGTGGAAAGGATTTGTACAAGTCCCTTTATCTCCAACGGAAGATAAGCAAGCAATTATTGAACTTAACAAAATCGAAATTCAGGAGGAAATGCAATGA